Proteins encoded together in one Branchiostoma lanceolatum isolate klBraLanc5 chromosome 11, klBraLanc5.hap2, whole genome shotgun sequence window:
- the LOC136444582 gene encoding uncharacterized protein, which yields MAAILVTAYRCGRSRNVKTEWSRISHKVHNSHASTSFGTEVTLVETHVDWASRAKLHPARIRGRKWLPGSASPNYPEFLKPPKDGYPYVFTPEGDTTASPEGCAAAVRKVVHEMLENKKSGAVLFRGLPLQTAEDFSRVVNNTGLKLMRYEGGGAVRSEIAKDVNTASDEPPEFCIELHNELVYTSHFPEKVIFFCLDPPSPGAGGETVIADVREILPRLDKDVVDKFEKLGVMYWHHLPSHTPGAYHSWQKAFLTEDRAAVEKHMMANDTSWRWEDGNISWWITLPSMFKYRGQKLWFCGPVNHASHFKAHPLWFDKDLPDHHFPFTTYYGDGTDIEADVLQHIRDVLWQVSMGFQMQKGDLLVLNNMYCQHARLGFTGKRKLAVALAKQHQDYPEDY from the exons ATGGCCGCCATACTAGTGACAGCCTACAGGTGTGGGCGGTCACGCAATGTGAAAACTGAGTGGTCTCGTATCAGCCACAAGGTGCACAATAGTCACGCATCAACGTCATTTGGCACCGAAGTCACCCTCGTGGAGACCCACGTTGACTGGGCAAGCCGAGCTAAACTCCACCCGGCACGGATCAGGGGAAGGAAGTGGCTACCTGGCTCGGCTAGTCCCAACTATCCCGAGTTTCTCAAGCCACCCAAGGACGGCTACCCGTATGTCTTCACACCCGAGGGTGACACGACCGCCTCTCCTGAAGGGTGTGCTGCCGCCGTGCGGAAAGTAGTACACGAGATGCTGGAGAATAAGAAGAGTGGGGCGGTGCTGTTTCGTGGTCTGCCCCTGCAGACTGCCGAAGATTTCTCCCGTGTAGTCAATAACACGGGACTGAAATTAATGCGTTATGAAGGGGGAGGTGCAGTCAGGAGTGAGATCGCAAAGGATGTGAACACAGCGAGCGACGAGCCACCCGAGTTTTGTATCGAACTCCACAATGAGCTGGTATACACTTCACACTTCCCTGAAAAG GTCATATTTTTCTGTCTGGACCCTCCGTCTCCTGGTGCTGGTGGCGAGACTGTGATCGCAGACGTGCGGGAAATCCTGCCCCGTCTGGACAAGGACGTCGTGGACAAGTTCGAGAAGCTCGGAGTGATGTACTGGCATCACCTGCCCTCCCATACTCCTGGAGCATACCACTCATGGCAAAAG GCGTTCCTGACCGAGGACAGAGCTGCTGTAGAGAAGCATATGATGGCGAATGATACCAGCTGGAGGTGGGAAGATGGCAACATATCATGGTGGATCACACTGCCCTCCATGTTTAAATACAGAG GTCAGAAACTGTGGTTTTGTGGACCTGTAAATCACGCATCACATTTCAAGGCCCATCCCCTCTGGTTCGACAAGGACCTTCCCGATCATCACTTTCCTTTCACCACCTACTATGGAGACGGCACCGACATTGAGGCGGACGTTCTCCAGCATATCCGCGATGTTCTCTGGCAG GTCTCCATGGGTTTCCAGATGCAGAAGGGTGACTTACTGGTCCTGAACAACATGTACTGCCAGCACGCCAGACTCGGCTTTACCGGGAAACGGAAGCTTGCCGTCGCGCTGGCCAAGCAGCACCAGGACTATCCGGAGGATTACTGA
- the LOC136444374 gene encoding dapdiamide synthesis protein DdaC-like encodes MAAILVTAYRCGRSRSVQTVWSRISHKVHNSHASTSFGTEVNLVETHVDWASRAKLHPARIRGRKWLPGSASPNYPEFLKPPRHGYPYVFTPEDDTTASPEGCAVAVRKVVREVLEKNKNGAVLFRGLPLQTAEDFSRVVNNMGLKLMRYEGGDGVRTEIAKAVYTASDEPPEFCIEPHNELSYSSHFPEKVIFFCLDPPSPGAGGETVIADVREILPRLDKDVVDTFEKLGVMYWHHLPTHSPGAYLSWQKAFLTEDRAAVDKHMIENDTSWRWEDGNISWWITLPSMFRYRGQKLWFCCVHGNNASFLKAHPLWFDKDLPNHHFPFTTYYGDGTDIEAEVLQHIRDVHWQVSMGFQMQKGDLLVLNNMYCQHARLGFTGKRKLAVALAKQEQDYSEDYRVSNRF; translated from the exons ATGGCCGCCATACTAGTGACAGCCTACAGGTGTGGGCGGTCACGCAGTGTGCAAACTGTGTGGTCTCGTATCAGCCACAAGGTGCACAATAGTCACGCATCAACGTCATTTGGCACCGAAGTCAACCTCGTGGAGACCCACGTTGACTGGGCAAGCCGAGCTAAACTCCACCCGGCACGGATCAGGGGAAGGAAGTGGCTACCTGGCTCGGCTAGTCCCAACTATCCCGAGTTTCTCAAGCCAC CCAGGCATGGCTACCCGTACGTCTTCACACCCGAGGATGACACAACAGCCTCTCCTGAAGGGTGTGCTGTCGCCGTGCGGAAAGTAGTACGCGAGGTGCTGGAGAAGAACAAGAATGGGGCGGTACTGTTTCGTGGTCTGCCCCTGCAGACTGCCGAAGATTTCTCCCGTGTAGTCAATAACATGGGGCTGAAGTTAATGCGTTATGAAGGGGGGGATGGAGTCAGGACTGAGATTGCGAAAGCAGTGTACACAGCGAGCGACGAGCCGCCCGAGTTTTGTATCGAACCCCACAATGAGCTGTCCTATTCTTCGCACTTCCCTGAGAAG GTAATATTTTTCTGCCTGGACCCTCCGTCTCCTGGTGCTGGTGGTGAGACTGTGATCGCAGACGTGCGGGAAATCCTGCCTCGTCTGGACAAGGACGTCGTGGACACGTTTGAGAAGCTCGGAGTGATGTACTGGCATCACCTGCCCACCCATTCTCCTGGAGCATACCTCTCATGGCAAAAG GCGTTCCTGACGGAGGACAGGGCTGCTGTAGATAAGCATATGATAGAGAATGATACCAGCTGGAGGTGGGAAGATGGCAACATATCATGGTGGATCACACTGCCCTCCATGTTTAGATACAGAG GACAGAAACTGTGGTTTTGCTGCGTCCATGGAAATAACGCATCATTCTTAAAGGCCCACCCCCTGTGGTTCGACAAGGATCTCCCCAACCACCACTTTCCCTTCACCACCTACTACGGAGACGGCACCGACATTGAGGCAGAAGTTCTCCAGCATATCCGCGATGTTCACTGGCAG GTTTCCATGGGTTTCCAGATGCAGAAGGGTGACTTACTGGTCCTGAACAACATGTACTGCCAGCATGCCAGACTCGGCTTTACCGGGAAACGGAAGCTTGCCGTCGCCCTGGCCAAGCAGGAGCAGGACTATTCGGAGGACTACCGAGTTTCCAACCGTTTCTAA
- the LOC136444375 gene encoding dapdiamide synthesis protein DdaC-like, with the protein MAAILVTAYRCGRSRSVKTVWSRISHKVHNSHSSTSFGTEVNLVETHVDWASRAKLHPARIRGRKWLPGSASPNYPEFLKPPKDGYPYVFTPDNNTTASPEGCAVAVRKVVHEVLERNKNGAVLFRGLPLQTAEDFSRVVNNMGLKLMRYEGGAAVRNEIAKAVNTASDEPPEFCIEPHNEMVYTSHFPEKVIFFCLDPPSPGAGGETVIADVREILPRLDKDVVDKFEKLGVMYWHHLPSHTPGAYLSWQKSFQTEDRAAVEKHMIANNTNWRWQDDNLSWWITLPPVFKYRGQKLWFCSVHINNASYFKAHPLWFNKDLPDHDFPFTTYYGDGTDIEAEVIQHIRDVHWQVSMGFQMQKGGLLVLNNMYCQHARLGFTGKRKLGVALAKQDQNYPEDS; encoded by the exons ATGGCCGCCATACTAGTGACAGCCTACAGGTGTGGGCGGTCACGCAGTGTGAAAACTGTGTGGTCTCGTATCAGCCACAAGGTGCACAATAGTCACTCATCAACGTCTTTTGGCACCGAAGTCAACCTCGTGGAGACCCACGTTGACTGGGCAAGCCGAGCTAAACTCCACCCGGCACGGATCAGGGGAAGGAAGTGGCTACCTGGCTCGGCTAGTCCCAACTATCCCGAGTTTCTCAAGCCACCCAAGGACGGCTACCCGTACGTCTTCACACCCGACAATAACACAACCGCCTCTCCTGAAGGGTGTGCTGTCGCCGTGCGGAAAGTAGTACACGAGGTGCTGGAGAGGAACAAGAATGGGGCGGTACTGTTTCGTGGTCTGCCCCTGCAGACTGCCGAGGATTTCTCCCGTGTAGTCAATAACATGGGGCTGAAATTAATGCGTTATGAAGGGGGAGCTGCAGTCAGGAATGAGATCGCAAAGGCAGTGAACACAGCGAGCGACGAGCCGCCCGAGTTTTGTATCGAGCCCCACAATGAGATGGTATACACTTCACACTTCCCTGAAAAG GTAATATTTTTCTGCCTGGACCCTCCGTCTCCTGGTGCTGGTGGCGAGACTGTGATCGCAGACGTGCGGGAAATCCTGCCCCGTCTGGACAAGGACGTCGTGGACAAGTTCGAGAAGCTCGGAGTGATGTATTGGCATCACCTGCCCTCCCATACTCCTGGAGCATACCTctcatggcaaaag TCGTTCCAGACCGAGGACAGGGCTGCTGTAGAGAAGCACATGATAGCGAACAACACAAACTGGAGGTGGCAAGATGACAACCTATCATGGTGGATCACACTGCCACCCGTGTTTAAATACAGAG GACAGAAACTGTGGTTTTGCTCCGTCCACATAAATAACGCATCATATTTCAAGGCCCACCCCCTCTGGTTCAACAAGGATCTTCCTGATCATGACTTTCCTTTCACCACTTACTACGGAGACGGCACCGACATTGAGGCAGAAGTAATTCAGCACATCCGCGATGTTCACTGGCAG GTTTCCATGGGTTTCCAGATGCAGAAGGGTGGCTTACTGGTCCTGAACAACATGTACTGCCAGCACGCCAGACTCGGCTTCACCGGGAAACGGAAGCTTGGCGTCGCGTTGGCCAAGCAGGACCAGAACTATCCGGAGGACTCCTGA
- the LOC136445276 gene encoding dapdiamide synthesis protein DdaC-like, with protein sequence MSLFRSTGRLFLRVPSLASLVYKVRFWQASDVSGDTVQLVETRIDWASQLTAHPARIRGRKWLPGSHSPKFPEFLAPPKDGYVHVFTPIEKLDCTPEQCAPSMRQVIHNVLEKRKEGALLFRGLPLATAEDFSRALVNLGLKLTSYKGGGGIRHRLAEAVDTASDEPPDVCIEPHHDLAYTNHYPEKIMFFCIDPPPPGTGGETVLADVRDILPRLDRDVVMKFRKLGVMYTHHLPSRGPGIYNSWQETFQLEDKSEVEEHMKAHNIHWKWHDDGAMTNWTVLPAMHKYRGDWVWFTTPHANNSSYMKNNPYWVEKAIPDHLYPQHTYYGDGSDIEQGVLQHIRETIWQVTMGFQLQKGDLLVLNNIYCQHARLSFTGKRKLAVALAMQDQDYPEDS encoded by the exons ATGTCTTTGTTTAGATCCACTGGCAGGTTGTTCCTGCGTGTCCCCAGCCTAGCTTCACTGGTTTACAAGGTGCGTTTCTGGCAGGCTTCCGATGTAAGCGGAGACACTGTCCAACTAGTGGAAACTCGCATCGACTGGGCATCCCAACTGACAGCCCATCCAGCACGAATCAGGGGGAGGAAATGGCTGCCCGGTTCTCACAGTCCCAAATTTCCAGAGTTCCTCGCACCACCTAAAGACGGGTACGTGCACGTCTTCACGCCCATTGAGAAGCTCGACTGTACTCCCGAGCAGTGCGCTCCGTCGATGCGTCAAGTGATCCACAACGTCTTGGAAAAGCGCAAGGAAGGTGCCCTCCTTTTTCGAGGACTGCCTCTGGCGACTGCCGAAGATTTTTCCCGGGCTCTGGTCAACTTGGGGCTGAAGCTGACCAGCTATAAAGGGGGAGGTGGCATCAGACACAGGCTGGCGGAGGCGGTGGACACGGCGAGTGACGAGCCACCAGATGTTTGCATCGAACCCCACCACGACCTGGCGTACACCAACCATTACCCCGAAAAG ATCATGTTCTTCTGTATTGACCCCCCGCCCCCCGGGACAGGGGGAGAGACTGTCCTGGCCGATGTCCGGGACATTCTGCCGCGGCTGGACAGAGATGTAGTGATGAAATTCCGGAAGCTGGGAGTCATGTACACGCACCACCTTCCGTCCCGCGGTCCAGGCATATACAACAGTTGGCAAGAG ACCTTCCAACTGGAGGATAAGTCTGAGGTGGAAGAACACATGAAAGCTCACAACATACACTGGAAGTGGCATGATGACGGCGCTATGACAAACTGGACCGTTCTACCAGCCATGCATAAGtacagag GTGACTGGGTGTGGTTCACTACGCCACACGCCAACAACAGCAGCTACATGAAGAACAACCCTTACTGGGTGGAGAAGGCCATCCCTGATCATCTGTACCCACAGCACACGTACTACGGGGACGGCTCGGACATCGAGCAGGGGGTACTGCAGCATATCAGGGAAACCATATGGCAG gttACCATGGGTTTCCAGTTGCAAAAGGGCGACCTGCTTGTTTTGAACAACATATACTGTCAGCATGCCCGGCTCAGCTTTACCGGGAAACGGAAGCTTGCCGTCGCGTTGGCCATGCAGGACCAGGACTATCCGGAGGACTCCTGA
- the LOC136445160 gene encoding dapdiamide synthesis protein DdaC-like, giving the protein MHTSVWNDTKELVEAQIDWSSEVVSSAPQIRGRAFLPGSESPKFPELLSPPRTGDAPRVFVPSGSVGTLPEDCAVEVRRVVHDLMKTRDEGAVLFRGLPLSTTQDFSRVVNNLGLKMTRSYKGGIGIRRQTDESVYTASDEPPEWCIEPHNELAQSNNSPEKVIFFCVDPPCPGAGGETVLTDVRQILPRLDKKVVKKFRELRVMYKHYVPSRGHGEYLCWQTMFQTEDRSVVEEFLRTNNIQWTWENNNALLWWIILPAVRMYRGTLLWFNSAHINNITCLKLHPHWCDKDIPDHCHPTNTFYGDGTDIETEVLQHIRDVTWQLAVGFQMKKGDLLVLNNMYCQHARLSYTGTRKLAFAMGMQDD; this is encoded by the exons ATGCACACGTCAGTTTGGAATGACACAAAGGAGCTTGTGGAGGCCCAGATCGACTGGTCTTCGGAAGTGGTGAGTTCCGCCCCACAAATACGAGGGAGGGCCTTCCTCCCCGGGTCAGAGAGTCCCAAGTTTCCTGAGTTGCTCTCACCACCGAGAACTGGCGACGCCCCTCGAGTATTCGTTCCCTCGGGGAGTGTGGGCACCCTTCCCGAAGACTGTGCCGTCGAGGTGCGGAGAGTCGTCCATGATTTGATGAAAACTCGGGATGAAGGAGCCGTGCTATTCCGCGGTCTACCGCTGTCCACGACACAGGATTTCTCCAGAGTTGTGAACAACTTGGGCCTGAAGATGACGCGGAGTTACAAAGGTGGGATCGGCATCAGGCGCCAGACTGACGAGTCTGTCTATACGGCAAGCGACGAGCCACCGGAATGGTGCATAGAGCCTCACAACGAACTCGCCCAGTCAAACAATTCTCCTGAAAAG GTGATATTCTTCTGTGTGGATCCGCCGTGCCCTGGTGCGGGAGGTGAAACGGTCCTAACAGACGTACGGCAAATCCTTCCGCGTCTCGACAAGAAGGTGGTAAAGAAGTTCCGGGAGCTGAGGGTCATGTACAAGCACTATGTTCCCTCTCGTGGTCATGGGGAATATCTCTGTTGGCAAACC ATGTTCCAAACTGAAGACCGCTCTGTTGTCGAGGAGTTCCTGAGAACCAACAACATCCAATGGACGTGGGAGAACAACAACGCCCTCTTGTGGTGGATCATCTTACCTGCAGTTCGCATGTACAGAG GTACCCTGTTGTGGTTTAATTCTGCACATATCAACAACATTACCTGTCTGAAGCTGCATCCGCATTGGTGCGACAAGGACATCCCCGATCACTGTCATCCAACCAACACGTTCTATGGAGACGGCACGGATATAGAAACAGAGGTCTTACAGCACATTAGGGACGTCACTTGGCAG CTCGCTGTGGGTTTCCAGATGAAAAAGGGTGACTtactggtgctgaacaacatgtACTGCCAACACGCCAGGCTCAGTTATACAGGCACCAGGAAGC